Genomic segment of Cytobacillus suaedae:
GCTTCCGTACTTTCAATCATAAGAGAACCGCCATTATCTAATACAATTGTTTTATTTAGACACTTTTCTATTTCATTCTCCACGCCATAAAAGGACAATATGTTTTCATTTCGGTTATATGTGTTTATTGTTATATTGTCCACCATTAATTTAAGCCTTTGAGAGTAAGAAAAATTATCCACAATTATTTCTTTAATTTGTCCCTCTTTTACCAAAGTACCTATTCTTTCTTCAATGCTACTTTTTTCGAATAAAAGACTTGGAGTTTTCTGTTTACCTCTTATTTTTAACATGGTTTCATATTTACTCCGGAGGAAGGACAATTCATTTAGAACTATATCCTCGTGTTGTTTTTCACTCGAGGTACGTATAATAAGCCCTTCATTCTCATTACAATGAGACGATGCCAATGTTTGCCACTTAATTCGTTCTTGCTCATTTCTAATTTTTCTTGATACTGAGACAGTCTTACCTTCAGGCTGATAGATTATGTAATCACCTTGGAGTTCAATTATTCTTGTAAGTTTGGGTCCTTTTAGTTCACTACTGTCCTTTATTACCTGTACTATTACTTCTTCGCCTTGATGAATTAATTGCGATATTCGCTTATCTTTATTTGGATTAAGATAGGAAGGAAATTCATCTATTGGTAAATATCCATTTTTATCACTACCTATGTCTACAAATGCCGCTTCCATTCCTGGAATGACATCAATCACTCTTCCAGAATATATATTTCCCACCAAGCTTTCTCGGGTAGGCTGTGAAAGGATCAATTGTTCAACTTTATTATTTTTTATGACTGCTCCACGTTTTTCTGATGAATTCATATTCAGTAATAGTATGCTCAAAATAAGAACCTCACTTCTTTATCTCTTACCGATAATTAAACAGATAATTAGAAGCGAGGTCAATATGGATAGATTAAATCTCCAACCGGTTCTGTAGTCCGCTTTTCACTAAAGTAGGCGTGTAACACTTCGTTTTCATCAAGTGGTACATGATGTTTACCTTGTTTATTGATAATAATTGAATGTTTATTTCCCCGACAAAACTTAACAAGTACCTGTTGTATTGTTTCTTTTTCATCAACAATTAAAGGTGTTACCTTTTGAATCTGAGATGCTTCTCCATAATACCGTTCTAGTAAAAACCTCATAAACACAAAATGACGTTGTCTCCATTCCATTACAATTGAAAAGAGCAAAAACGAAACAATCATCCATAAATGAAGTTGAGAAGGTGAGAAATACAAAACAGCAAGTATAAATAGACCAACACCTATAATTGACGATTGTATGGTCATCTTATGTGCATCATTAAAAGGTTTTATCAAAGAAAATAATAATAGTACAAGTTTCCCACCATCTAAAGGCCAGATCGGAAGTAAATTAAATAACAAAATAACTAAATTGTGAAAAATGAACAAGTCTAGTGTTTCTAGGGAAATAATAGAAAGTGCATAAAGAAGATAGCCTATTAGGATAAGGAATATATGTGTGATAGGCCCAGCTAAAATAACAATCAACTCTTCTTTAATGGGACGGTTTCCATGCTCATCCATTTCGGCCACTCCTCCAAAAGGGAGTAGCTGAATTTTTTTTATTCTCCATGAAAAAAAATGGGCACCTGTAACGTGCCCCAATTCGTGGATTAATACTATGAGGAATAACATTAAAAGCTCCTTAAAATGAGCAGTTATAATTGATATTCCTATTACAACCCAAAATAGTGGATGTATTTTTATTTTTAATAAAGTTTCCAACAACCTAGTCAAACGATATCACCTGTATAGGATCAATAAAGGATTCACCCTTTTTTATTGCGAAGTAATAGGTACCTTTTTGTCCATCTTCACTATCTACCACTTTACCTACTGCTTGCCCAGTATCTACAAATTGATATAACGTTACATCAATGGACTGTAGCTTTGCATACCAGGTATGTGACCCATCTGCATGCTGAATAATGACTGTTTTTCCTAAATCGTCTTTATTCCCAACAAACGTTACGACACCTTCATCAACAGCTTCCACTGACGACTTACTAACCGTTTCTACGGTTATTCCTTGACCGTTAACTTCGAAACCTTGAAGTACCCTTGCATTTGCTGGTACTGCATATTGGCCAACTGGTTTTACTGGCTTTGCCTGATTTTCTTGCACCTCTTTGCCTGTACCTGAAGTAGGGAAGATAGCTAGAGGGCTGCCGAATCTCTCTTCATACATG
This window contains:
- a CDS encoding M23 family metallopeptidase, translated to MSNRADEIRRRIAKRKQSRQSTSGSTILRDPSPFVVRDEEKFGHERFSSYEGSPSDSGHPLFKKEVFMFKILFSVCLILVVAILYKNQSPQLEGTRQFVQKTMENDFQFAAISTMYEERFGSPLAIFPTSGTGKEVQENQAKPVKPVGQYAVPANARVLQGFEVNGQGITVETVSKSSVEAVDEGVVTFVGNKDDLGKTVIIQHADGSHTWYAKLQSIDVTLYQFVDTGQAVGKVVDSEDGQKGTYYFAIKKGESFIDPIQVISFD
- a CDS encoding M50 family metallopeptidase, which gives rise to MTRLLETLLKIKIHPLFWVVIGISIITAHFKELLMLFLIVLIHELGHVTGAHFFSWRIKKIQLLPFGGVAEMDEHGNRPIKEELIVILAGPITHIFLILIGYLLYALSIISLETLDLFIFHNLVILLFNLLPIWPLDGGKLVLLLFSLIKPFNDAHKMTIQSSIIGVGLFILAVLYFSPSQLHLWMIVSFLLFSIVMEWRQRHFVFMRFLLERYYGEASQIQKVTPLIVDEKETIQQVLVKFCRGNKHSIIINKQGKHHVPLDENEVLHAYFSEKRTTEPVGDLIYPY
- a CDS encoding Rne/Rng family ribonuclease, giving the protein MSILLLNMNSSEKRGAVIKNNKVEQLILSQPTRESLVGNIYSGRVIDVIPGMEAAFVDIGSDKNGYLPIDEFPSYLNPNKDKRISQLIHQGEEVIVQVIKDSSELKGPKLTRIIELQGDYIIYQPEGKTVSVSRKIRNEQERIKWQTLASSHCNENEGLIIRTSSEKQHEDIVLNELSFLRSKYETMLKIRGKQKTPSLLFEKSSIEERIGTLVKEGQIKEIIVDNFSYSQRLKLMVDNITINTYNRNENILSFYGVENEIEKCLNKTIVLDNGGSLMIESTEAMTVIDVNSGKFHGKSNLRETILKTNLEAAQEVARQIRLRDIGGIIVVDFINMRFQEDKHQVLDTFKVALRADPNETRVLGFTKLGLVELTRKKIYQTVNEILCSPCSVCEGTGNVLSVESIAYKIERELWELKGKDYEAVWIEAPEPIIRCISGEKDVHKTRLEETLNIAIYLTSQKTIDREYTIRHVGSKKEIEERLKLL